The Cronobacter sakazakii genome has a window encoding:
- a CDS encoding 6-phospho-beta-glucosidase has product MTEQTIKIAIIGGGSSYTPELVEGLIARKASIRLHELALVDVEPGREKVEIIAGLTRRMLDKNGLAHVRVTVHFTPDEAIRGARFVLTQLRVGQLPARAADERLGLKYGLIGQETTGVGGFAKALRTIPVLLDIARKVEALAPDAWIINFTNPAAIVTEAVQRHSRAKIIGLCNMPVTMHHMIAAMLGAPSQEVALRFAGLNHMVWVHQVTVRGEDRTQEVLDKLCNGATLTMNNIQEAPWPAPLLRALGAIPCPYHRYFYLSRQMLEEEIEAARGRGTRAEQVMAVERELFELYSDPHLAQKPEQLSFRGGAFYSQVALELIDAIHNDRGTTLVVNAANRGAIHGLPDDAVVETNCVVDAQGAHPLVFGALPPAMHALTVQVKTYERLTIKAAVEGCRDSGLLALVTNPLVGDAVLAQSLLEEVLTLNRDYLPQFRG; this is encoded by the coding sequence ATGACCGAACAGACTATTAAAATCGCCATTATCGGCGGCGGCAGCAGCTATACGCCGGAGCTGGTGGAAGGGCTTATCGCCCGCAAAGCGAGCATCAGGCTGCATGAACTTGCGCTGGTGGATGTCGAGCCGGGGCGCGAGAAAGTAGAGATCATCGCGGGGCTGACGCGCCGTATGCTTGATAAAAACGGGCTGGCGCACGTGCGCGTGACGGTGCATTTCACGCCCGATGAAGCGATCCGCGGCGCGCGTTTTGTGCTGACGCAACTGCGCGTGGGCCAGCTCCCGGCGCGCGCCGCCGACGAGCGGCTCGGTCTGAAATATGGGCTGATTGGCCAGGAGACTACCGGCGTTGGCGGTTTTGCCAAAGCGCTACGCACCATTCCGGTATTGCTGGATATCGCCCGCAAAGTGGAAGCGCTGGCGCCGGACGCCTGGATAATCAACTTCACCAATCCGGCGGCGATTGTCACCGAGGCGGTGCAGCGCCACAGCCGGGCGAAAATCATCGGGCTGTGTAATATGCCCGTCACCATGCACCATATGATAGCCGCGATGCTGGGCGCGCCATCGCAGGAGGTGGCGCTGCGGTTTGCGGGGCTGAATCATATGGTGTGGGTGCATCAGGTGACGGTGCGCGGCGAGGACCGCACGCAGGAGGTGCTCGACAAACTGTGTAACGGGGCGACGCTCACCATGAACAACATCCAGGAAGCCCCGTGGCCCGCGCCGCTGCTGCGCGCGCTCGGCGCTATTCCGTGCCCGTACCACCGCTATTTCTACTTAAGCCGCCAGATGCTGGAAGAAGAGATTGAGGCGGCGCGCGGTCGTGGCACCCGCGCCGAACAGGTGATGGCGGTAGAGCGCGAACTCTTCGAGCTGTACAGCGATCCGCACCTGGCGCAAAAACCGGAGCAGCTCAGCTTTCGCGGCGGCGCGTTCTATTCGCAGGTAGCGCTGGAGCTTATCGATGCCATTCATAACGACCGCGGCACCACGCTTGTGGTCAACGCCGCTAACCGCGGGGCTATTCACGGGCTGCCGGATGACGCCGTGGTCGAAACCAACTGCGTGGTGGACGCGCAGGGCGCGCACCCGCTGGTGTTCGGCGCGTTGCCACCTGCGATGCACGCCTTAACGGTGCAGGTGAAAACGTATGAACGGCTCACCATTAAGGCGGCGGTGGAAGGCTGTCGCGACAGCGGACTGCTGGCACTCGTGACCAACCCGCTGGTGGGCGACGCGGTACTTGCCCAATCACTGCTCGAAGAAGTGCTGACGCTGAACCGCGACTACCTGCCGCAATTCCGGGGATA
- a CDS encoding PTS sugar transporter subunit IIC produces MSLYTGVMALVERHVAPLAGRIGTQRHIIAIRDGFICAMPFLIIGSMMLIIANPPFDESTTSAFGRLWLGFAKAHWNTITMPFFMTMGLMSVFVSVGTAYSLAKSYHLDGLTAGLLSLTAFLLVAAPQADNKLSLDFLGGQGVFTALLCAVWSVELTRLLKKYGITLRLPEQVPPAIARSFDLLLPMTGILLTLYPLSLVMQSEFQMLIPAAVMQLFQPVIAAGDSLPAILLCVLLANLLWFAGIHGDNLVQGLLNPLFMANIAANAALLSQGAQTTQVLTAPFWAFYVCIGGSGSTLVLALLYLRSRSAHLKTIGRLSIVPAVFNINEPLLFGSPVVMNPTLFVPLLLVPLVNAVLAYVALEMDLVQKMVAMAPWTAPAPLGAMISAAWDMRAALLVVVLLVVDGLLWYPFFKVYEKQLISQERAQAQESDAVAASAHTTGRTS; encoded by the coding sequence ATGAGTCTTTATACCGGAGTGATGGCGCTGGTCGAGCGCCATGTCGCGCCGCTCGCCGGACGTATCGGCACCCAGCGGCATATCATCGCTATTCGCGATGGTTTTATCTGCGCCATGCCGTTTCTCATTATTGGCAGCATGATGCTTATCATCGCCAATCCGCCGTTTGATGAGTCGACGACGTCTGCCTTCGGCAGGCTCTGGCTCGGCTTTGCCAAAGCGCACTGGAACACCATCACCATGCCGTTTTTTATGACGATGGGGTTAATGAGCGTGTTTGTTTCTGTCGGGACGGCCTATAGCCTCGCAAAATCGTACCATCTGGACGGTCTTACCGCCGGGTTGCTCTCACTGACCGCCTTTCTGCTCGTGGCCGCGCCGCAGGCTGATAATAAACTGTCGCTCGATTTCCTCGGCGGGCAGGGTGTGTTTACCGCGCTGCTGTGCGCTGTCTGGTCGGTTGAGCTGACGCGGCTGCTTAAAAAATATGGCATTACGCTGCGCCTGCCGGAGCAGGTACCGCCCGCTATCGCGCGCTCGTTTGATCTGCTGTTGCCGATGACCGGCATTCTGCTCACTCTCTACCCGTTAAGCCTGGTCATGCAGAGTGAATTCCAGATGCTTATCCCGGCGGCGGTGATGCAGCTTTTCCAGCCGGTGATTGCCGCAGGCGACAGCCTGCCTGCGATTTTACTCTGTGTGCTGCTGGCGAATCTGCTCTGGTTTGCGGGTATCCACGGCGACAATCTGGTGCAGGGGTTACTGAACCCGCTGTTCATGGCGAATATCGCCGCCAATGCGGCGCTGCTCTCTCAGGGCGCGCAGACCACGCAGGTTCTCACGGCGCCGTTCTGGGCGTTCTATGTGTGTATCGGCGGATCCGGTTCAACGCTGGTGCTGGCGCTGCTGTATCTGCGAAGCCGCTCAGCGCATCTGAAAACCATCGGGCGGCTGAGTATTGTGCCGGCAGTCTTTAACATTAACGAGCCGCTGCTGTTCGGGTCGCCTGTAGTGATGAACCCGACGCTGTTTGTGCCGCTGCTGCTGGTACCGCTGGTTAACGCCGTGCTGGCGTATGTGGCGCTGGAGATGGATCTGGTGCAGAAAATGGTGGCGATGGCGCCCTGGACCGCGCCCGCGCCGCTAGGGGCGATGATTTCCGCTGCCTGGGATATGCGTGCCGCGCTGCTGGTGGTCGTTCTGCTGGTCGTGGACGGCCTGCTCTGGTACCCCTTCTTTAAAGTGTACGAAAAACAGCTTATCAGCCAGGAGCGCGCGCAGGCGCAGGAAAGCGATGCCGTCGCCGCTTCGGCCCACACCACAGGGAGAACCTCATGA
- a CDS encoding NlpC/P60 family protein, which produces MRLWIFLVATLLLAGCSSHRAPPPNARLSDSITVIAELNDQLNHWYGTPYRYGGMSRGGVDCSGFVMMTFRDRFSLMLPRETRQQAEIGTEIDKDELLPGDLVFFKTGSGQNGLHVGIYDTDNQFIHASTSRGVMRSSLDNVYWRKKFWQARRI; this is translated from the coding sequence ATGCGGCTATGGATCTTTCTTGTTGCGACGCTGCTGCTGGCGGGATGTAGCTCCCACCGCGCGCCGCCGCCAAACGCACGACTTTCCGACTCCATCACCGTGATTGCTGAACTCAACGACCAGCTGAACCACTGGTACGGCACGCCTTACCGCTACGGCGGCATGAGCCGCGGTGGCGTGGACTGTTCCGGCTTTGTGATGATGACCTTCCGCGATCGTTTCTCGCTGATGCTGCCACGCGAAACCCGTCAGCAGGCGGAGATCGGGACTGAAATTGACAAGGACGAGCTGCTGCCTGGCGATTTAGTCTTCTTTAAAACCGGCTCCGGACAAAACGGCCTTCATGTCGGCATCTATGACACCGATAACCAGTTTATCCACGCCTCCACCAGCCGCGGCGTGATGCGCTCTTCTCTTGATAATGTCTACTGGCGCAAAAAGTTCTGGCAGGCGCGCCGCATCTAG